One stretch of Variovorax sp. TBS-050B DNA includes these proteins:
- a CDS encoding acyl-CoA synthetase, with translation MAAADKAIDHAYPRPVGAPFRPAFPVRSLADIRRLEQTPLEEALTVRSTYEIFRNAGHAFGAKNALTFLRTGNPADEPIRWSYAELLARIHQTANLLHALGVGPQDAVAVLLPGCLEYHLALWGGEAAGIVQPLNPLLTDEKLVALMTAGRAKVLIAYGSDAESGMWSKAMRLRGQVPTLTTVLRVAPHDEAPGAAGALPEGVADFDALRAAQPSDRLVSGRDIAPADIAAYFHTGGTTGAPKLARHSHGAQVFTAWASVQVAGMNENGISINGYPLFHVAGVLPASLASLSAGVEVIIPTTSLLRNKEVLANYWKLVQKYRPTSLSAVPTVLAALANVPLDGADISSISYCRTGAAVLSPELAARFERLFGLHVHESLGMTEMAGISTITPPGVDGPAGCVGFPLPYMQMRIVALDENGNASDRELPPGEQGMVLFKSPNLFSGFVDPADNAKAFTADGWLATGDLGWIDAEGRLNLSGRSKDLIIRSGHNIDPKVIEDAIGAHPAVQLCAAVGAPDAYAGELPVVFATLVPGASATEEELLAFTAARVDEAPAKPRSVFVIDTMPMTNVGKIYKPELRAMAASRVVAATVAQLGAELGIEAAALPQVRTEGERLVEVRIDPAAAGAHAATLQQRIEAALAPLPFKTRVHTA, from the coding sequence ATGGCAGCAGCAGACAAGGCCATCGACCACGCCTACCCGCGCCCGGTCGGCGCACCGTTCCGCCCCGCGTTCCCGGTGCGCAGCCTGGCGGACATCCGCCGGCTCGAGCAGACGCCGCTCGAAGAGGCGCTCACGGTGCGCAGCACCTACGAGATCTTCCGCAACGCGGGCCATGCCTTCGGCGCCAAGAACGCGCTGACCTTCCTGCGCACCGGCAACCCGGCCGACGAACCGATCCGCTGGTCGTATGCCGAGCTGCTCGCGCGCATCCACCAGACCGCGAACCTGCTGCATGCGCTCGGCGTGGGGCCGCAGGACGCGGTCGCCGTGCTGCTGCCGGGTTGCCTCGAATACCACCTCGCGCTCTGGGGCGGCGAGGCGGCCGGCATCGTGCAGCCGCTCAATCCGCTTCTGACCGACGAGAAGCTGGTGGCACTGATGACCGCCGGCCGCGCCAAGGTGCTGATCGCCTACGGCTCCGATGCCGAATCGGGCATGTGGTCGAAGGCGATGCGGCTGCGCGGCCAGGTGCCCACGTTGACCACGGTGCTGCGCGTGGCGCCGCACGACGAAGCGCCCGGCGCGGCGGGCGCCCTGCCCGAGGGCGTGGCCGACTTCGATGCGCTGCGCGCGGCGCAGCCTTCGGACCGCCTCGTGAGCGGACGCGACATCGCGCCCGCCGACATCGCGGCCTACTTCCACACCGGCGGCACCACCGGCGCGCCCAAGCTCGCGCGCCACAGCCACGGCGCGCAGGTGTTCACGGCCTGGGCCAGCGTGCAGGTCGCGGGCATGAACGAGAACGGCATCTCGATCAACGGCTATCCGCTGTTCCATGTGGCGGGCGTGCTGCCGGCCTCGCTGGCCTCGCTGTCGGCCGGGGTCGAGGTGATCATTCCCACCACCTCGCTGCTGCGCAACAAGGAGGTGCTCGCCAACTACTGGAAGCTGGTCCAGAAGTACCGGCCGACCTCGCTCTCAGCCGTACCCACGGTGCTCGCGGCGCTGGCCAACGTGCCGCTGGACGGCGCCGACATCTCCTCGATCAGCTACTGCCGCACCGGTGCGGCGGTGCTCTCGCCCGAGCTCGCGGCGCGCTTCGAGCGCCTGTTCGGCCTGCATGTGCACGAGAGCCTGGGCATGACCGAGATGGCCGGCATCTCGACCATCACGCCGCCGGGCGTGGACGGGCCCGCTGGCTGCGTGGGCTTTCCGCTGCCCTACATGCAGATGCGCATCGTCGCGCTCGACGAGAACGGCAACGCCAGCGACCGCGAACTGCCGCCCGGCGAGCAGGGCATGGTGCTTTTCAAGTCACCCAATCTCTTCTCGGGCTTCGTCGATCCGGCCGACAACGCGAAGGCCTTCACCGCCGACGGCTGGCTCGCGACCGGCGACCTGGGCTGGATCGACGCCGAGGGCCGGCTCAACCTCAGCGGCCGCTCGAAGGACCTGATCATCCGCAGCGGCCACAACATCGACCCCAAGGTCATCGAGGATGCGATCGGCGCGCACCCGGCCGTGCAGCTCTGCGCCGCCGTGGGCGCGCCCGACGCCTATGCGGGCGAGCTGCCGGTGGTCTTCGCGACGCTGGTGCCCGGCGCCTCGGCCACCGAAGAGGAGCTGCTGGCCTTCACCGCCGCGCGCGTGGACGAGGCGCCCGCGAAGCCGCGCTCGGTGTTCGTCATCGACACCATGCCGATGACCAACGTCGGCAAGATCTACAAGCCCGAACTGCGCGCCATGGCCGCGAGCCGGGTGGTGGCGGCCACGGTCGCGCAGCTGGGCGCCGAACTCGGCATCGAGGCGGCCGCGCTGCCGCAGGTGCGGACCGAGGGCGAGCGCCTGGTCGAGGTGCGCATCGACCCCGCGGCCGCGGGCGCGCACGCGGCCACGCTGCAGCAGCGCATCGAAGCCGCCCTCGCGCCGCTGCCTTTCAAGACGCGGGTGCACACCGCCTGA
- a CDS encoding amino acid ABC transporter permease, translating into MMNLDLSFYNWEVISNFVVKGFYFSIMLTVVATIGGVIFGTVLALMRLSGKKWLDAPAAIYVNGMRSIPLVMVILWFFLLVPASFYASFGSLGTNYRSEISAVITFIAFEAAYFSEIMRAGIQSIPRGQVYAGQAVGMTYGQNMRLVVLPQAFRNMLPVLLTQTIILFQDTSLVYAIGAYDMLKGFETAGKNFGRPIEAYLLAAVVYFIMCYALSWLVKRLHKKIAIIR; encoded by the coding sequence ATGATGAATCTCGACCTGTCCTTCTACAACTGGGAAGTCATCAGCAACTTCGTCGTCAAGGGCTTCTACTTCAGCATCATGCTGACGGTGGTGGCCACGATCGGCGGCGTGATCTTCGGCACGGTCCTGGCGCTGATGCGCCTGTCGGGCAAGAAGTGGCTCGATGCGCCCGCGGCCATCTACGTCAACGGCATGCGCAGCATTCCGCTGGTGATGGTGATCCTGTGGTTCTTCCTGCTGGTGCCGGCTTCGTTCTATGCGAGCTTCGGTTCGCTCGGCACGAACTACCGCTCCGAGATCTCGGCCGTGATCACCTTCATCGCGTTCGAGGCGGCCTACTTCAGCGAGATCATGCGCGCGGGCATCCAGTCGATCCCGCGCGGCCAGGTCTACGCGGGCCAGGCGGTCGGCATGACCTACGGCCAGAACATGCGCCTCGTGGTGCTGCCGCAGGCCTTCCGCAACATGCTGCCGGTGCTGCTCACGCAGACCATCATCCTGTTCCAGGACACCTCGCTGGTCTACGCGATCGGCGCCTACGACATGCTCAAGGGCTTCGAAACCGCGGGCAAGAACTTCGGCCGCCCGATCGAGGCCTACCTGCTCGCCGCTGTCGTCTACTTCATCATGTGCTATGCCCTTTCTTGGCTGGTCAAGCGCCTGCACAAGAAGATCGCCATCATCCGTTGA
- a CDS encoding amino acid ABC transporter permease, with protein MGSNWDWQVFLQDPGGKYPTYWEWMLSAWGWTVSVALLALIVALVLGSLIGIVRTLPNSPWLVRLGNAWVELFRNIPLLVQIFLWYHVIPALIPAMKSVPSFVLVVLALGFFTSARIAEQVRSGIQALPKGQRYAGMAVGFTTPQYYRYVILPMAYRIIIPPLTSETMNIFKNSSVAFAVSVTELTMFAMQAQEETSRGIEVYLAVTALYVISAFAINRIMAFIEKKTRVPGFIVSASGGGGH; from the coding sequence ATGGGATCGAACTGGGATTGGCAGGTCTTCTTGCAAGACCCGGGCGGGAAGTACCCGACCTACTGGGAGTGGATGCTGTCCGCATGGGGCTGGACGGTGTCGGTGGCCCTGCTGGCGCTCATCGTCGCGCTGGTGCTGGGCTCGCTGATCGGCATCGTGCGAACGCTGCCCAACAGCCCCTGGCTGGTGCGGCTGGGCAATGCCTGGGTCGAGCTGTTCCGCAACATTCCCCTGCTGGTGCAGATCTTCCTCTGGTACCACGTGATTCCGGCGCTGATCCCGGCGATGAAGAGCGTGCCGAGCTTCGTGCTGGTGGTGCTCGCGCTGGGCTTCTTCACCTCGGCACGGATCGCCGAGCAGGTGCGCTCGGGCATCCAGGCGCTGCCCAAGGGCCAGCGCTACGCGGGCATGGCGGTGGGCTTCACCACGCCGCAGTACTACCGCTACGTGATCCTGCCGATGGCCTACCGCATCATCATCCCGCCGCTCACGAGCGAGACGATGAACATCTTCAAGAACTCGTCCGTGGCCTTCGCGGTGTCGGTGACCGAACTCACGATGTTCGCGATGCAGGCGCAGGAGGAAACCTCGCGCGGCATCGAGGTGTACCTGGCGGTCACCGCGCTCTACGTGATCTCGGCCTTCGCGATCAACCGCATCATGGCCTTCATCGAGAAGAAGACCCGCGTGCCGGGCTTCATCGTCTCGGCCAGCGGCGGCGGGGGGCACTGA
- a CDS encoding nucleoside hydrolase, which produces MPHTLIIDTDPGADDVIALLFAMAAPEALKLEALTTVAGNVPLAKTSRNARLACEWGGRPGIPVHAGAERPLRRAAIHADHVHGQEGITGVAVHEPAVSLAEGHAVDHLIRTLRAAPAHSVTLAMLGPQTNLALALEQAPDIVRGLRELVLMAGAHFNGGNITPVAEFNVFADPHAAEAVLRHCSGVPVTMLPLDVTHRILTSEARIARLRGLGNRAGRIVADILDAYAPQEMRHYGLPGGPVHDATVIAWLLAPSLFSGRAIHVEIDSREGMGFGQTVADWHGSLGRAANVNWIVDGDAQGFFDLLTAHIARLP; this is translated from the coding sequence ATGCCGCACACCCTGATCATCGACACGGACCCCGGCGCGGACGACGTGATCGCGCTGCTGTTCGCCATGGCGGCGCCCGAGGCGCTGAAGCTCGAAGCCCTGACCACGGTGGCCGGCAACGTGCCGCTCGCCAAGACCTCGCGCAATGCGCGCCTCGCCTGCGAATGGGGCGGCCGGCCCGGCATTCCGGTGCATGCCGGCGCCGAGCGGCCGTTGCGGCGCGCAGCGATCCATGCGGACCATGTCCATGGGCAGGAAGGCATCACCGGCGTGGCGGTGCACGAGCCCGCCGTGTCGCTCGCCGAAGGCCACGCGGTCGACCACCTGATCCGCACGCTGCGTGCCGCGCCCGCGCACAGCGTGACGCTCGCGATGCTCGGCCCCCAGACCAACCTCGCGCTCGCGCTCGAACAGGCGCCCGACATCGTGCGCGGGCTGCGCGAACTGGTGCTGATGGCGGGTGCGCATTTCAACGGCGGCAACATCACGCCGGTGGCCGAGTTCAACGTGTTCGCCGATCCGCATGCGGCCGAGGCGGTGCTTCGGCATTGCAGCGGCGTGCCGGTGACGATGCTGCCGCTCGACGTGACGCACAGGATCCTCACGAGCGAGGCGCGGATCGCGCGGCTGCGCGGGCTGGGCAACCGCGCCGGGCGCATCGTGGCGGACATCCTCGACGCCTATGCGCCGCAGGAGATGCGGCACTACGGCCTGCCGGGCGGGCCGGTGCACGATGCGACCGTCATCGCCTGGCTGCTCGCGCCTTCGCTGTTCAGCGGGCGCGCGATCCACGTCGAGATCGACAGCCGCGAAGGCATGGGCTTCGGGCAGACCGTGGCCGACTGGCACGGCAGCCTGGGGCGCGCGGCGAACGTGAACTGGATCGTGGACGGGGATGCGCAGGGCTTCTTCGACCTGCTGACGGCGCACATCGCGCGGCTGCCTTGA
- a CDS encoding TRAP transporter large permease, protein MIATLLFVAFLLMMLVGVPIGASLGLAGAACIALANADAQWYGLLAVPQNFYAGLGKYPLLAIPMFVLVGSIFDRSGVALRLVNFAVAIVGRGPGMLPLVAIAVAMFLGGISGSGPANAAAVGAVMIAAMSRAGYPAPFSASVVGAAAATDILIPPSVAFIVYSVLVPGASVPALFAAGMVPGVMAGLALMIPAVLLARKHRMGALESTLPRPPFWKSLRDASWGLAAPVLILGGMRAGWFTPTEAAVVAVFYGLFVGMCVHRTIKVRDLFVILRESGELSAVILIVVSLAGIFAYSLSTLGVIDPVTRAIVDSGLGEYGILALLILLLITVGMFLDGVSIFLIFVPLLLPIVQHYKWDPVWFGVILTLKVALGQFTPPLAVNLMVSCRIAKVRMEETVRWVGWLLFSMFVVMVLVIAFPELALWLPRKLGY, encoded by the coding sequence GTGATCGCGACGCTGCTCTTCGTCGCCTTCCTGCTGATGATGCTGGTGGGCGTGCCCATCGGCGCTTCGCTCGGGCTCGCGGGCGCGGCCTGCATCGCGCTCGCGAACGCCGACGCCCAGTGGTACGGCCTGCTCGCGGTGCCGCAGAACTTCTATGCGGGCCTGGGCAAGTACCCGCTGCTCGCGATCCCGATGTTCGTGCTCGTGGGCTCGATCTTCGACCGCTCCGGCGTGGCGCTGCGGCTGGTGAACTTCGCGGTGGCGATCGTCGGGCGCGGGCCCGGCATGCTGCCGCTGGTCGCCATTGCGGTGGCGATGTTCCTCGGCGGCATCTCGGGGTCGGGCCCGGCCAACGCCGCCGCCGTGGGCGCGGTGATGATCGCCGCGATGTCGCGCGCCGGCTACCCGGCGCCCTTCTCTGCCAGCGTGGTGGGCGCCGCGGCGGCCACCGACATCCTGATACCGCCCTCGGTGGCCTTCATCGTGTATTCGGTGCTGGTGCCCGGCGCCTCGGTGCCGGCGCTGTTCGCGGCCGGCATGGTGCCTGGCGTGATGGCGGGCCTGGCGCTGATGATCCCGGCCGTGCTGCTCGCGCGCAAGCACAGGATGGGCGCGCTCGAATCGACGCTGCCGCGCCCGCCATTCTGGAAGAGCCTGCGCGATGCGAGCTGGGGCCTGGCGGCGCCGGTGCTGATCCTCGGCGGCATGCGCGCGGGCTGGTTCACGCCCACGGAGGCCGCGGTGGTGGCGGTGTTCTACGGCCTGTTCGTGGGCATGTGCGTGCACCGGACCATCAAGGTGCGCGACCTGTTCGTGATCCTGCGCGAATCGGGCGAGCTCTCGGCCGTGATCCTGATCGTGGTGTCGCTCGCGGGCATCTTCGCGTATTCGCTCTCCACGCTCGGCGTGATCGATCCGGTGACGCGCGCGATCGTCGATTCGGGCCTGGGCGAGTACGGCATCCTCGCGCTGCTGATCCTGCTCTTGATCACGGTCGGCATGTTCCTCGACGGTGTGTCGATCTTCCTGATCTTCGTGCCGCTCTTGCTGCCGATCGTGCAGCACTACAAGTGGGACCCGGTGTGGTTCGGCGTGATCCTCACGCTCAAGGTCGCGCTCGGCCAGTTCACGCCGCCGCTCGCGGTCAACCTGATGGTGTCGTGCCGCATCGCGAAGGTGCGCATGGAAGAGACGGTGCGCTGGGTCGGCTGGCTGCTGTTCTCGATGTTCGTGGTGATGGTGCTGGTGATCGCCTTCCCCGAACTGGCGCTGTGGCTGCCGAGGAAGCTCGGGTATTGA
- a CDS encoding tripartite tricarboxylate transporter substrate binding protein, with the protein MKTPAIPRRAFQRATAAALLLAATGAWAQTYPSKPIRMVVPFAAGGATDVLARVIGEKMAAGLGQPVIVDNKPGAAGIIGTDAVAKAPPDGYTLVLALSNSLLTNQFLYTKLPYDTQRDLTLVYQIATAPLVLVVHPSVPVKTAPELLKYVAANKGKVAYGSYGVGAYPHLAGAHMSLSQKAEMNHVAYKGESPMLQDLIGGQIQMAFASALVAKPHIEAGKLRAVGVSGERRMATLPNVPTLAEQGLDDEAYRVTGWLAIAMPAGTPKPIVARIAEEVGKATRQPDVQQRVAAMGFDLKESSPEAFSAVYRKESPVWERLIKESGAKLE; encoded by the coding sequence ATGAAGACCCCCGCCATCCCCCGCCGCGCCTTCCAGCGCGCCACCGCCGCCGCGCTCCTGCTCGCGGCCACGGGCGCCTGGGCCCAGACCTACCCGAGCAAGCCGATCCGCATGGTCGTGCCCTTCGCCGCCGGCGGCGCGACCGACGTGCTCGCGCGCGTGATCGGCGAGAAGATGGCCGCGGGCCTCGGCCAGCCGGTCATCGTCGACAACAAGCCCGGCGCGGCCGGCATCATCGGCACCGACGCCGTCGCCAAGGCCCCGCCCGACGGCTACACGCTGGTGCTGGCGCTCAGCAACTCGCTGCTCACGAACCAGTTCCTCTACACCAAGCTGCCCTACGACACGCAGCGCGACCTCACGCTGGTCTACCAGATCGCCACCGCGCCGCTGGTGCTGGTGGTGCATCCAAGCGTGCCCGTGAAGACCGCGCCCGAGCTGCTGAAGTACGTGGCCGCCAACAAGGGCAAGGTGGCCTACGGCTCCTACGGCGTGGGCGCCTATCCGCACCTGGCCGGCGCGCACATGAGCCTGTCGCAGAAGGCCGAGATGAACCACGTGGCCTACAAGGGCGAGTCGCCGATGCTGCAGGACCTGATCGGCGGCCAGATCCAGATGGCCTTCGCGAGCGCGCTCGTGGCCAAGCCCCACATCGAGGCCGGCAAGCTCAGGGCCGTCGGCGTGAGCGGCGAGCGCCGCATGGCGACGCTCCCCAACGTGCCCACGCTGGCCGAACAGGGCCTGGACGACGAGGCCTACCGCGTGACCGGCTGGCTCGCGATCGCGATGCCCGCCGGCACGCCCAAGCCGATCGTCGCGCGTATCGCCGAGGAAGTCGGCAAGGCCACGCGCCAGCCCGATGTGCAGCAGCGCGTGGCGGCCATGGGCTTCGACCTCAAGGAGAGCTCGCCCGAGGCCTTTTCCGCGGTCTACAGGAAGGAGAGCCCGGTGTGGGAGCGGCTGATCAAGGAGTCGGGCGCGAAGCTCGAATAG
- a CDS encoding TRAP transporter small permease codes for MTTPNESGPVLDAASPLPPDIEAADEPTKVPLAIEDWLTVLIMGALALITFANVLVRYFTDSSFAWTEEFSVFLMIMLALVAGSAAVARDRHIRIEYFSESGSMARRKRLAQFGALMIALLFTLIGALSIRMVWDDWRFDETTPGIGLPAWWYSMWLPIVSFAIALRAVGLMIRRGRKDVRTHEGDDGGKDGAR; via the coding sequence ATGACCACTCCCAACGAGTCCGGCCCGGTGCTGGACGCCGCCAGCCCCCTCCCCCCCGACATCGAAGCCGCCGACGAGCCCACGAAGGTGCCGCTCGCCATCGAGGACTGGCTCACCGTCCTCATCATGGGCGCGCTCGCGCTCATCACCTTCGCCAACGTGCTGGTGCGCTACTTCACCGACTCCTCCTTCGCCTGGACCGAGGAGTTCTCGGTCTTCCTGATGATCATGCTGGCGCTGGTGGCCGGCTCGGCCGCGGTGGCGCGCGACCGGCACATCCGCATCGAATACTTTTCCGAGAGCGGTTCGATGGCGCGGCGCAAGCGGCTCGCGCAGTTCGGGGCGCTGATGATCGCGCTGCTGTTCACGCTGATCGGCGCGCTGAGCATCCGCATGGTGTGGGACGACTGGCGCTTCGACGAGACCACGCCGGGCATCGGGCTGCCGGCCTGGTGGTATTCGATGTGGCTGCCGATCGTCTCCTTCGCGATCGCGCTGCGCGCCGTGGGCCTGATGATCCGTCGCGGTCGCAAGGACGTGCGCACGCACGAGGGCGACGACGGCGGCAAGGACGGCGCCCGGTGA
- a CDS encoding amino acid ABC transporter ATP-binding protein: MIEIKNVSKWYGPVQVLNDCSVSISKGDVVVVCGPSGSGKSTLIKTVNALEPFQKGEITVNGIPLHDPKTNLPKLRSKVGMVFQHFELFPHLSVTENLTIAQIKVLGRSPEEAKTRGLKMLDRVGLMAHKDKFPGQLSGGQQQRVAIARALSMDPIVMLFDEPTSALDPEMVGEVLDVMVSLAKEGMTMMVVTHEMGFARKVASRVIFIDVGGRILEDCSKDEFFNHPENRQPRTKDFLDKILQH; this comes from the coding sequence ATGATCGAAATCAAGAACGTCTCGAAGTGGTACGGCCCCGTGCAGGTGCTCAACGATTGTTCGGTGAGCATCTCCAAGGGCGACGTGGTGGTGGTGTGCGGGCCCTCGGGCTCGGGCAAGTCCACCCTCATCAAGACCGTGAACGCGCTCGAGCCCTTCCAAAAGGGCGAGATCACCGTCAACGGCATTCCGCTGCACGACCCCAAGACCAACCTGCCGAAGCTGCGCTCGAAGGTGGGCATGGTGTTCCAGCACTTCGAGCTGTTCCCGCACCTGTCGGTGACCGAGAACCTCACGATCGCGCAGATCAAGGTGCTCGGCCGCTCGCCCGAAGAGGCCAAGACCCGCGGCCTCAAGATGCTCGACCGCGTGGGCCTGATGGCGCACAAGGACAAGTTCCCGGGCCAGCTCTCGGGCGGCCAGCAGCAGCGCGTGGCGATCGCCCGCGCGCTCAGCATGGACCCGATCGTGATGCTGTTCGACGAACCCACCTCGGCGCTCGACCCCGAGATGGTCGGCGAAGTGCTCGACGTGATGGTGAGCCTGGCCAAGGAAGGCATGACCATGATGGTGGTCACGCACGAAATGGGCTTCGCACGCAAGGTCGCGAGCCGCGTCATCTTCATCGACGTGGGCGGCCGCATCCTCGAGGACTGCTCGAAGGACGAGTTCTTCAACCACCCCGAGAACCGTCAGCCGCGCACCAAGGACTTCCTGGACAAGATCCTGCAGCACTGA
- a CDS encoding tripartite tricarboxylate transporter substrate binding protein, which translates to MALSSSSFRSLRHPARRALLAAALALTAGSALAQAWPAKPITFVVPFPPGGPTDVATRIVAQKMSQGLKQNILIDNRSGASGTIGAAFAAKAAPDGYTFVMLATPTLLAAHLYGQTPYDIFKSFTPVGTVYDLPIVMVVNPKSLPEVTSLQGLIAKAKAEGGKLNYTTAGAGSFGHLTTEQLKNIGKFEMQHVPYRGSAPAVTDLIGGQVPAMFSDLVAVTPHIRSGTLRPIAVGSGTRLRLLPEVKTVAEQGFPGFDATSWGGLLAPAGTPKDVVDRVSAELKTALADKEVQEKLEGVGSFAAYATPEQTGQRMRQDYDRWGKVIRDNKITAQ; encoded by the coding sequence ATGGCTCTCTCCTCTTCCTCTTTCCGTTCCCTCCGCCATCCCGCACGCCGCGCGCTGCTCGCCGCCGCCCTTGCGCTGACCGCCGGCAGCGCCCTCGCGCAGGCCTGGCCCGCCAAGCCCATCACCTTCGTCGTGCCCTTCCCGCCCGGCGGCCCGACCGACGTGGCGACGCGCATCGTGGCGCAGAAGATGTCGCAGGGCCTGAAGCAGAACATCCTGATCGACAACCGCAGCGGCGCCTCGGGCACCATCGGCGCGGCCTTCGCGGCCAAGGCCGCACCCGACGGCTACACCTTCGTGATGCTCGCCACGCCCACGCTGCTGGCGGCCCACCTCTACGGCCAGACGCCCTACGACATCTTCAAGAGCTTCACGCCCGTGGGCACGGTCTACGACCTGCCGATCGTGATGGTGGTCAATCCGAAGTCGCTGCCGGAAGTCACCAGCCTGCAGGGCCTGATCGCCAAGGCCAAGGCCGAGGGCGGCAAGCTCAACTACACGACCGCGGGCGCCGGCAGCTTCGGCCACTTGACGACCGAGCAGCTCAAGAACATCGGCAAGTTCGAGATGCAGCACGTGCCCTACCGCGGCAGCGCGCCCGCCGTGACCGACCTGATCGGCGGCCAGGTGCCGGCGATGTTCTCCGACCTCGTGGCCGTGACGCCGCACATCCGCTCGGGCACGCTGCGCCCGATCGCGGTCGGCTCCGGCACGCGGCTGCGCCTGCTGCCCGAGGTGAAGACCGTGGCCGAGCAGGGCTTCCCGGGCTTCGACGCCACCTCGTGGGGCGGCCTGCTGGCGCCGGCCGGCACGCCGAAGGACGTGGTCGACCGCGTGAGCGCCGAACTCAAGACCGCGCTCGCCGACAAGGAAGTGCAGGAGAAGCTCGAAGGCGTGGGCTCGTTCGCGGCCTACGCCACGCCCGAGCAGACCGGCCAGCGCATGCGCCAGGACTACGATCGCTGGGGCAAGGTGATCCGCGACAACAAGATCACCGCCCAGTAA